The Pseudomonas sp. FP2309 genome has a window encoding:
- a CDS encoding DUF2126 domain-containing protein yields MSIHVALHHVTHYRYDRAVELGPQIVRLRPAAHSRTRILSYALKVLPEQHFINWQQDPQGNYLARLVFPEKTDELRIEVDLVAEMAVFNPFDFFLEPYAEKIPFSYAADEQRELAPYLETLPLTPKFAAYLAGIDRTPLPAVDFLVGLNQRLAADIGYLIRMEPGVQTPEFTLENASGSCRDSAWLLVQLLRNLGLAARFVSGYLIQLTADVKALDGPSGTEVDFTDLHAWCEVYLPGAGWIGLDATSGLFAGEGHIPLACSPDPSSAAPISGLVEPCECEFTHEMSVERIWEAPRVTKPYTEEQWLAIQALGRQIDADLLKDDVRLTMGGEPTFVSIDDPDGAEWNTAALGPDKRRLSAELFQRMRKHYAPQGLVHFGQGKWYPGEQLPRWSLNCYWRRDGEPIWHNSALIADEQQDYGADGVMAGRFLAGVAERLKLPARFVFPAFEDNFYYLWREGALPQNVTAQDPRLSDDLERERLRKVFSQGLDKVIGQVLPLARTAANDRWQSGRWYLRDNHCRLVPGDSPLGYRLPLASQPWVTAAEYPFVHPTDPNQDQAPLPSTAQLHNHAEPAPSEERVPKVDESADWLTRTALCAEAREGRLYLFMPPLERVEDYLELVAAIEATAEELQCPVLLEGYEPPFDMRLSNFRVTPDPGVIEVNVQPSATWDELVERTEFLYEEARQTRLTTEKFMIDGRHTGTGGGNHFVLGGATPKDSPFLRRPDLLRSLISYWHNHPSLSYLFSGLFIGPTSQAPRVDEARNDALYELEIAFAQMPAPGEECPPWLVDRLLRNLLIDVTGNTHRAEFCIDKLYSPDGATGRLGLLELRAFEMPPHARMSLTQQLLLRALVARFWREPYAPPKLARWGTELHDRFLLPHFIEQDFADVIVELNAAGYPLRAEWFAAHLAFRFPKVGDYTVSGIELELRQALEPWHVLGEEGAVGGTVRYVDSSLERLQVKLSGLPPQRYLLTCNGIPVPLQPTGRVGEFVAGVRYRAWQPANCLQPTIAVHAPLVFDLLDTWMQRSLGGCQYHVAHPGGRNYDSLPVNANEAESRRMARFFRLGHTPGKLPVPALEINDELPMTLDLRRFPNKKD; encoded by the coding sequence GTGTCGATTCATGTCGCGTTGCACCACGTTACGCATTACCGCTATGACCGCGCTGTCGAACTCGGCCCACAAATCGTGCGTTTGCGCCCGGCGGCCCACAGCCGTACGCGGATTTTGTCTTACGCACTCAAGGTGCTGCCCGAGCAGCACTTCATCAATTGGCAGCAGGACCCCCAGGGCAATTACCTGGCGCGCCTGGTGTTCCCGGAAAAAACCGACGAGTTACGCATCGAAGTCGATCTGGTCGCCGAGATGGCGGTGTTCAATCCGTTCGACTTTTTCCTTGAGCCCTACGCTGAAAAAATCCCCTTCAGCTACGCCGCCGATGAGCAGCGCGAGTTGGCGCCGTACCTGGAAACCCTGCCGCTGACGCCGAAGTTCGCCGCTTACCTGGCCGGCATCGACCGCACGCCGCTGCCCGCCGTGGATTTTCTGGTGGGGCTCAATCAGCGTTTGGCCGCCGACATCGGTTACCTGATCCGCATGGAGCCGGGCGTGCAAACCCCGGAGTTCACTCTGGAAAACGCGTCCGGCTCCTGCCGCGACTCGGCCTGGCTGCTGGTGCAATTGCTGCGCAACCTGGGCCTGGCGGCACGTTTCGTGTCCGGCTACTTGATCCAACTGACGGCCGACGTCAAAGCCCTCGATGGCCCGTCTGGCACCGAAGTGGACTTCACCGACCTGCACGCCTGGTGCGAAGTGTATTTGCCCGGCGCCGGCTGGATCGGCCTGGACGCCACCTCGGGGTTGTTTGCCGGTGAAGGCCATATTCCGTTGGCTTGTAGCCCTGATCCTTCGTCTGCCGCGCCGATCAGCGGGCTGGTGGAGCCGTGCGAGTGTGAGTTCACCCACGAGATGTCGGTAGAGCGCATTTGGGAGGCGCCGCGCGTCACCAAGCCCTACACCGAAGAGCAATGGCTGGCGATCCAGGCCCTGGGCCGGCAGATCGACGCCGACCTGCTCAAGGACGACGTGCGCCTGACCATGGGCGGCGAACCGACCTTCGTGTCCATCGACGACCCCGACGGCGCCGAATGGAACACCGCCGCGCTCGGCCCGGACAAGCGGCGTTTGTCGGCCGAGTTGTTTCAGCGCATGCGCAAACACTACGCGCCCCAGGGCCTGGTGCACTTCGGCCAGGGCAAGTGGTACCCCGGCGAGCAACTGCCGCGTTGGTCCCTCAACTGTTACTGGCGCCGCGACGGCGAGCCGATCTGGCACAACAGCGCGCTGATCGCCGATGAGCAGCAGGACTACGGCGCCGATGGCGTCATGGCCGGGCGCTTCCTCGCAGGCGTCGCCGAGCGCCTCAAACTGCCTGCGCGGTTTGTATTCCCGGCGTTCGAAGACAACTTCTACTACCTGTGGCGCGAAGGCGCGCTGCCGCAAAACGTTACCGCCCAGGACCCGCGTCTGAGCGATGACCTGGAGCGCGAACGCCTGCGTAAAGTGTTCAGCCAGGGCCTTGATAAAGTCATCGGCCAAGTACTGCCGCTGGCCCGCACCGCGGCCAATGACCGCTGGCAAAGTGGCCGCTGGTACCTGCGCGATAACCATTGCCGGCTGGTGCCGGGGGATTCGCCGTTGGGCTATCGCCTGCCCTTGGCCTCGCAGCCTTGGGTGACGGCGGCGGAATACCCGTTCGTGCACCCCACTGATCCGAACCAGGATCAGGCGCCATTGCCGAGCACCGCGCAACTGCACAATCACGCCGAGCCGGCGCCAAGCGAAGAGCGCGTGCCGAAGGTGGATGAGTCCGCCGACTGGCTCACGCGCACCGCGCTGTGTGCCGAAGCGCGGGAAGGGCGCCTGTACCTGTTCATGCCGCCCCTGGAGCGCGTCGAGGATTACCTGGAGCTGGTCGCCGCAATTGAGGCCACTGCCGAAGAGCTGCAGTGCCCGGTGCTGCTCGAAGGCTACGAGCCACCCTTCGACATGCGCTTGAGTAACTTCCGGGTCACGCCGGATCCAGGTGTGATCGAAGTCAACGTGCAGCCGTCCGCAACCTGGGACGAGTTGGTTGAGCGCACCGAATTCCTCTACGAAGAGGCGCGGCAAACCCGCCTGACCACCGAAAAGTTCATGATCGACGGGCGCCACACCGGCACCGGCGGCGGTAACCACTTTGTGCTCGGCGGCGCCACGCCAAAGGACTCACCGTTCTTGCGTCGTCCCGATTTGCTGCGCAGTCTGATCAGCTATTGGCATAACCATCCGTCGTTGTCCTACCTGTTCTCCGGCTTGTTTATCGGCCCGACCTCCCAGGCGCCACGGGTGGATGAAGCGCGTAACGATGCGCTGTATGAGCTGGAAATAGCCTTCGCCCAAATGCCCGCGCCCGGCGAAGAATGCCCGCCATGGCTGGTAGACCGCCTGCTGCGCAACCTGCTGATCGACGTGACAGGTAACACTCACCGCGCCGAGTTCTGCATCGACAAGCTCTACTCGCCCGACGGCGCCACAGGCCGCCTGGGCCTGCTCGAACTGCGCGCCTTTGAAATGCCGCCCCACGCGCGCATGAGCCTGACCCAGCAACTGTTGCTGCGGGCGCTGGTCGCGCGCTTCTGGCGTGAACCCTACGCACCGCCGAAACTGGCGCGCTGGGGCACTGAGCTGCATGACCGCTTTTTGCTGCCGCATTTTATCGAGCAGGACTTCGCCGACGTAATCGTCGAACTCAACGCCGCAGGCTACCCGCTGCGTGCCGAATGGTTTGCGGCGCACTTGGCGTTCCGCTTCCCCAAGGTCGGCGACTACACCGTCAGCGGTATCGAACTGGAACTGCGCCAAGCCCTGGAGCCCTGGCACGTGCTGGGCGAGGAGGGTGCGGTGGGCGGCACGGTGCGCTATGTGGATTCGTCCCTGGAGCGGCTGCAAGTCAAACTCAGCGGCCTGCCGCCGCAGCGCTACCTGCTGACCTGCAACGGCATCCCGGTGCCGCTGCAACCGACCGGCCGCGTGGGCGAGTTCGTTGCCGGTGTGCGCTACCGCGCCTGGCAGCCCGCCAACTGCCTGCAACCGACCATCGCGGTGCACGCACCGTTGGTGTTCGATCTGCTCGATACCTGGATGCAACGTTCTCTGGGCGGCTGTCAGTATCACGTGGCGCATCCGGGCGGGCGTAACTACGACAGCTTGCCGGTGAACGCCAACGAAGCCGAGAGCCGGCGCATGGCACGGTTCTTCCGGTTGGGGCATACGCCTGGAAAATTACCTGTGCCAGCCCTTGAGATTAACGACGAGCTGCCGATGACTCTGGATCTGCGACGTTTCCCCAATAAAAAAGACTGA